One Amorphoplanes digitatis genomic window carries:
- a CDS encoding ABC transporter permease, with translation MSPRRPFRDTCTTFGALSWSGFRRYATYRQATIAGSFTNIVFGFLRCYVLLAVAAGAVGGTPAGYRPDQLATFVWVGQGLLTVVSLWGWTELSDRIRTGEVTADLLRPIHPVTGYLAPDLGRALHGMVFRFVPPLVVGLIFFDLYLPGRWFTVPLFGLSVLLAVVGSLGLRFLVNATAYWLHDARGPIMLWTLAAGVLAGLYFPLRFLPGWLAVTLWVATPFPGLMQTPLDVLVERDPVPLQFGLVGLQAVWAALLLALCVLVQRRAERRLVAQGG, from the coding sequence ATCTCTCCACGCCGTCCGTTCCGGGATACCTGCACTACTTTCGGCGCTCTCTCATGGTCGGGTTTCCGGAGGTACGCCACCTACCGGCAGGCGACGATAGCCGGATCGTTCACCAACATCGTCTTCGGGTTCCTCCGTTGTTACGTCCTGCTCGCCGTTGCGGCGGGCGCGGTGGGCGGGACGCCCGCAGGTTACCGCCCGGACCAACTGGCCACTTTCGTCTGGGTCGGGCAGGGGTTGCTCACCGTAGTTTCACTCTGGGGCTGGACAGAGTTGTCCGACCGGATCCGAACGGGTGAGGTGACCGCGGATCTGTTGCGCCCGATCCATCCGGTGACCGGCTACCTCGCCCCCGACCTGGGTCGTGCCCTGCACGGCATGGTCTTCCGGTTCGTGCCGCCGCTCGTCGTCGGCCTGATCTTCTTCGACCTCTACCTGCCGGGCCGCTGGTTCACCGTGCCGCTGTTCGGGCTCTCGGTGCTGCTCGCCGTCGTGGGCAGCCTGGGCCTGCGGTTCCTGGTCAACGCCACCGCGTACTGGCTGCACGACGCCCGGGGGCCGATCATGCTGTGGACGCTCGCCGCGGGCGTGCTCGCCGGCCTCTACTTCCCGCTGCGCTTCCTGCCCGGTTGGCTGGCCGTAACGTTGTGGGTCGCCACGCCGTTTCCAGGTTTGATGCAGACGCCGCTCGACGTGCTCGTCGAGCGGGATCCGGTGCCTCTGCAGTTCGGGCTCGTCGGGTTGCAGGCGGTCTGGGCCGCGCTGCTGCTCGCGCTCTGCGTGCTGGTGCAGCGCCGCGCCGAGCGCCGGCTGGTGGCGCAGGGTGGCTGA
- a CDS encoding WG repeat-containing protein — MNGWSSHSGANRWDDEPAWVYEITWEWEPLPGQRYPGDPGRRRAVHHPVYDASRAAEAASQWDADFRQIAQASGPPAPSSGGPSPARPISPAAGRASVGRPPLPPPSWSGPDQPTSAPRTPYVAGPASPQAQQASRPGPSWNRPVPLPERLPDAEHRHPRPMAERPQSAPPMYGTARPGPAQQQPPQDPRFQDTRPPQGADPRYPQSPPHDARPGAPRPEADPRFADPRHAGPRQQQDQRPGTRPGAEPQAAPRPGPESRPAPRPAAQDDQRYGARPVSSPAYQPARPVSHDTPAYQGPGQATPVAPYQAPRPTPPDPSWAPPVDPRPATPLGPRSAPPAAEPQPRRASRHSAEPPTDPRFAAPLRAIPPVEPQQPRTPPPAARPAAYAPPPATHSAPPVHSAPPAHSAPPAHSAPPAHSAPPAPLAPAAYSAPPAAPVRPVSAQPGSMPPVRSGPDPVPPVVSRQQAPPPVVRPTSAQPAHYRPAPPAHPYEPQPRHAPDERPAPRPSYGAGVPPVPVSPASAPPAPPVTATPVPAATPTPVSPAPPTPAPAATPAPVSPAPPTPAPAAPAPASSWFTGEDPAAGAAVSDLTAPSATSPVPASTAPDGWNAAPASAEPAAEAPETAADEPHGLGWLLSLSGLGATSTEPEPAPEPVAATTDAPISGAPADHVAAADETPADDPAPAGDEPPKPDWFSPPAETDLVAPAETEEPKAVPADLATTESAPPAVEPAPVETGDGPETEPVADVEAPAEPATDIETPAEPAAPEEHADADAPEAALPGGPIAPEDSSAKVEATEVDAPAVEAVVVEEAADEPAAPQSTVDEPLDLLAEEPVEAEPSTADATIVEPAVVEPTADEPADETPPSTAETLQSEPTADEPEADDEPATDEPAPTPAEPVSAAPAAAGPFADEPVQTSSEPVQTSSEPVQTSSEPVQTTSEPVQATSEPATATDESAEPGPDQAEAGDEAVAEDTPAEATTGDDAIAAPSMQLPALSVAPPPEPELEPVRRRADPEQVLATYPWKFDPLTLREVIGDPDRLLDVRDRLSDKLEYAERDTIRARLLSLRAVVSRVLGDLGLALADGREALRHAEATGELRRTAIVQARLAHVQQWRGDFAEADRLFEEANSVELPDRLRAEMHVQAGKCCYEQGRYLEACNHFEAAVELRRADDPDLIARTEIALDAVMARVQEAGWGPYPRSREEILQQSRPPHPAVDYESGWQGYADANGDVVIAERYADAQPFHEGAAWVRRPGNDAWELIDETGTLLIDASSGYVQAGPFGDGLAWVSRDPDGGWFAVDWHNRVIVPGGFDDVRPFRQGLAAVRRGGWGAIDRHGRIVVQPKFRRFATELIAGGPVEGFTADGLAVVDAGDRLGVVDRTGQFLVAPVHPRMVIHPVAFIIGDREGRWGALDRRGDMIVDVVHSRVADVADEIERLLTDTRPVL; from the coding sequence ATGAACGGTTGGAGCTCGCATTCCGGTGCGAACCGGTGGGACGACGAGCCGGCCTGGGTGTACGAGATCACCTGGGAATGGGAGCCGCTGCCCGGGCAGCGCTACCCCGGCGACCCGGGCCGCCGCCGCGCCGTGCACCACCCCGTCTACGACGCGTCACGGGCGGCCGAGGCCGCATCGCAGTGGGACGCCGACTTCCGCCAGATCGCGCAGGCCTCCGGGCCGCCGGCACCGTCCTCCGGCGGGCCGTCGCCGGCCCGGCCGATCTCGCCCGCCGCGGGCCGCGCCTCCGTCGGCCGCCCGCCCCTGCCGCCGCCGTCCTGGTCCGGCCCGGATCAACCCACCTCCGCACCGCGTACGCCGTACGTGGCCGGACCCGCGTCACCGCAGGCTCAGCAGGCGTCGCGGCCGGGGCCGTCGTGGAACCGCCCGGTGCCGCTGCCCGAGCGGCTGCCCGACGCCGAGCACCGCCACCCGAGGCCGATGGCGGAGCGCCCGCAGTCGGCCCCGCCGATGTACGGCACCGCCCGCCCGGGGCCCGCGCAGCAGCAGCCACCGCAGGACCCGCGGTTCCAGGACACCCGGCCTCCGCAGGGCGCCGACCCGCGGTACCCGCAGTCGCCGCCGCACGACGCCCGGCCCGGCGCGCCGAGGCCCGAGGCGGATCCGCGATTCGCCGACCCCCGCCACGCCGGACCGCGCCAGCAGCAGGACCAGCGCCCGGGCACCCGGCCCGGCGCGGAACCGCAGGCCGCGCCGCGGCCCGGTCCGGAATCGCGGCCCGCGCCCCGCCCGGCGGCACAGGACGACCAGCGTTACGGAGCGCGACCGGTCTCCTCGCCGGCCTACCAGCCGGCCCGGCCGGTCAGCCACGACACTCCGGCCTATCAGGGTCCGGGGCAGGCGACGCCGGTCGCGCCCTATCAGGCACCGCGGCCGACGCCGCCGGACCCATCGTGGGCGCCGCCGGTCGACCCCCGGCCCGCCACGCCGCTCGGGCCCCGCTCCGCGCCGCCGGCGGCCGAGCCGCAGCCGAGGCGTGCCTCCCGGCACAGCGCGGAACCGCCGACGGACCCGCGCTTCGCCGCGCCGCTGCGCGCGATCCCGCCGGTCGAACCGCAGCAGCCGCGGACCCCGCCACCCGCGGCGCGCCCGGCCGCCTACGCACCCCCGCCGGCCACGCACTCGGCACCGCCGGTGCACTCGGCACCGCCCGCGCACTCCGCGCCGCCCGCGCACTCCGCGCCGCCCGCGCACTCCGCGCCGCCCGCGCCGTTGGCTCCCGCGGCCTACTCCGCGCCGCCCGCGGCACCGGTCCGCCCCGTTTCCGCGCAGCCCGGGTCCATGCCGCCGGTGCGGTCCGGTCCGGACCCAGTGCCGCCGGTGGTTTCGCGGCAGCAGGCGCCGCCGCCGGTGGTCCGGCCGACGTCGGCCCAGCCCGCCCACTACCGCCCGGCCCCGCCGGCGCACCCCTACGAGCCGCAGCCGCGTCACGCGCCGGACGAGCGGCCGGCGCCGCGGCCGTCGTACGGCGCCGGCGTCCCGCCCGTGCCCGTCTCGCCGGCCAGCGCTCCGCCCGCGCCGCCCGTCACGGCGACTCCGGTTCCGGCGGCGACGCCGACACCGGTCTCGCCCGCCCCGCCGACGCCCGCCCCGGCGGCGACGCCGGCACCGGTCTCGCCCGCCCCGCCGACACCCGCCCCGGCGGCGCCCGCCCCGGCGTCGAGCTGGTTCACCGGCGAGGATCCGGCGGCCGGCGCGGCCGTGTCCGATCTGACCGCGCCCAGCGCGACGAGCCCGGTCCCGGCGAGCACCGCACCGGACGGCTGGAACGCGGCTCCGGCGAGCGCCGAACCGGCCGCCGAGGCGCCGGAGACGGCCGCCGACGAGCCGCACGGCCTCGGCTGGCTCCTCTCGCTGAGCGGCCTCGGCGCGACCAGCACCGAGCCCGAACCCGCGCCGGAGCCGGTCGCCGCGACGACGGACGCCCCGATCAGTGGCGCGCCGGCCGACCACGTCGCGGCCGCGGACGAGACGCCCGCGGACGACCCGGCGCCCGCCGGCGACGAGCCCCCGAAGCCGGACTGGTTCTCGCCACCCGCCGAGACCGACCTGGTCGCCCCGGCGGAGACCGAGGAGCCGAAGGCCGTGCCCGCCGACCTCGCGACCACGGAGAGCGCCCCGCCCGCCGTCGAACCGGCACCGGTCGAGACCGGCGACGGTCCGGAGACCGAGCCGGTGGCCGACGTCGAGGCGCCCGCCGAGCCGGCGACCGACATCGAAACGCCCGCCGAGCCGGCGGCCCCGGAGGAGCACGCCGACGCGGACGCGCCCGAGGCGGCGCTCCCCGGCGGACCGATCGCCCCGGAGGACTCCTCCGCGAAGGTCGAGGCCACCGAAGTCGATGCCCCGGCGGTCGAGGCCGTCGTCGTCGAGGAAGCCGCCGACGAACCCGCGGCGCCTCAGTCCACCGTCGACGAACCGCTCGACCTGCTCGCCGAGGAACCGGTCGAAGCCGAGCCTTCGACGGCCGACGCGACCATTGTGGAACCCGCGGTGGTCGAGCCCACCGCCGACGAACCGGCCGACGAGACGCCCCCAAGCACGGCCGAGACCCTCCAGAGCGAGCCGACCGCCGACGAGCCGGAAGCCGACGACGAACCGGCCACCGACGAACCCGCCCCGACCCCGGCCGAACCCGTCTCGGCCGCGCCCGCCGCCGCCGGCCCGTTCGCTGACGAGCCCGTCCAGACCTCGAGCGAGCCCGTCCAGACCTCGAGCGAGCCCGTCCAGACCTCGAGCGAGCCCGTCCAGACCACAAGCGAGCCCGTCCAGGCCACGAGCGAGCCCGCCACTGCCACGGACGAATCCGCCGAACCCGGTCCGGACCAGGCCGAGGCGGGCGACGAGGCCGTCGCGGAGGACACGCCCGCCGAGGCGACCACCGGCGACGACGCGATAGCGGCACCGAGCATGCAGCTTCCGGCGCTCTCGGTCGCCCCGCCGCCCGAGCCCGAACTCGAGCCCGTGCGCCGCCGCGCCGACCCCGAGCAGGTGCTGGCCACGTACCCCTGGAAGTTTGATCCGCTCACCCTGCGTGAGGTGATCGGCGACCCGGACCGGCTCCTGGACGTGCGGGACCGGCTCAGCGACAAGCTCGAATACGCCGAGCGCGACACCATCCGCGCCCGCCTGCTCAGCCTGCGCGCCGTGGTCTCCCGCGTGCTCGGCGACCTCGGCCTGGCCCTCGCCGACGGCCGGGAGGCGCTGCGGCACGCCGAGGCGACCGGCGAGCTGCGGCGGACCGCGATCGTGCAGGCCCGGCTCGCGCACGTGCAGCAGTGGCGTGGCGACTTCGCCGAGGCCGACCGGCTGTTCGAGGAGGCCAACTCCGTCGAGCTGCCCGACCGGCTGCGGGCCGAGATGCACGTGCAGGCCGGCAAGTGCTGCTACGAGCAGGGCCGCTACCTGGAGGCCTGCAATCATTTCGAGGCCGCGGTCGAGCTGCGCCGTGCCGATGACCCGGACCTGATCGCCCGCACCGAGATCGCCCTCGACGCCGTCATGGCGCGGGTGCAGGAGGCCGGCTGGGGTCCCTATCCGCGCTCGCGCGAGGAGATCCTCCAGCAGAGCCGGCCGCCGCACCCGGCGGTCGACTACGAGTCGGGCTGGCAGGGGTACGCCGACGCCAACGGCGACGTCGTCATCGCCGAGCGGTACGCCGACGCGCAGCCGTTCCACGAGGGTGCCGCCTGGGTACGCCGGCCCGGCAACGACGCCTGGGAGCTGATCGACGAGACCGGCACGCTGCTGATCGACGCCTCCAGCGGGTACGTGCAGGCCGGCCCGTTCGGGGACGGCCTGGCCTGGGTGTCGCGCGACCCGGACGGCGGCTGGTTCGCCGTCGACTGGCACAACCGGGTCATCGTGCCCGGCGGCTTCGACGACGTGCGGCCGTTCCGGCAGGGTCTGGCCGCGGTGCGGCGCGGCGGCTGGGGCGCCATCGACCGGCACGGCCGGATCGTGGTGCAGCCGAAGTTCCGGCGCTTCGCGACCGAGCTGATCGCCGGCGGCCCGGTGGAGGGCTTCACCGCGGACGGCCTGGCCGTCGTCGACGCCGGTGACCGGCTCGGCGTGGTGGACCGGACCGGGCAGTTCCTGGTGGCGCCGGTGCACCCGCGGATGGTGATCCACCCGGTGGCGTTCATCATCGGCGACCGCGAGGGCCGGTGGGGCGCGCTCGACCGGCGCGGCGACATGATCGTCGACGTCGTGCATTCCCGGGTCGCCGATGTGGCGGACGAGATAGAACGACTGCTCACCGACACCCGGCCGGTTCTGTAA
- a CDS encoding aldo/keto reductase family protein, with translation MEFRHLGRSGLMVSEIAYGNWITHGSQVEEEAAAKCVKAALDVGITTFDTADVYAGTRAEEVLGRALKGERREGLEIFTKVYWPTGPGPNDRGLSRKHIMESINGSLRRLQLDYVDLYQAHRYDYATPLEETMQAFADVVHSGKAHYIGVSEWSATEIRAGWELARDLKIQLVSSQPQYSALWRVIEPEVVPTSIELGVGQIVWSPIAQGVLTGKYEPGKQPPAGSRATDDKSGADFISRWLSDEVLTAVQRLKPLAEQAGLSMAQLAVAWVLQNPNVSAAIIGASRPEQVYDNAKAAGVRLEDDLMKAIDEALSGVIERDPAQTVSPAKRP, from the coding sequence ATGGAGTTCCGTCACCTCGGCCGTTCCGGCCTCATGGTCAGCGAGATCGCTTACGGCAACTGGATCACCCACGGCTCCCAGGTCGAGGAGGAGGCCGCCGCCAAGTGCGTCAAGGCGGCCCTCGACGTGGGCATCACCACATTCGACACCGCGGACGTCTACGCGGGCACCCGCGCGGAGGAGGTCCTCGGCCGCGCGCTCAAGGGCGAGCGCCGCGAGGGTCTCGAGATCTTCACCAAGGTCTACTGGCCGACCGGCCCGGGGCCCAACGACCGCGGGCTGTCCCGCAAGCACATCATGGAGTCGATCAACGGCTCGCTGCGCCGGTTGCAGCTCGACTACGTCGACCTGTACCAGGCGCACCGCTACGACTACGCGACGCCGCTCGAGGAGACCATGCAGGCGTTCGCCGACGTCGTGCACTCCGGCAAGGCCCACTACATCGGGGTCTCCGAGTGGTCCGCCACCGAGATCCGGGCCGGCTGGGAGCTGGCCCGGGACCTGAAGATCCAGCTCGTCTCCAGCCAGCCGCAGTACTCGGCGTTGTGGCGGGTCATCGAGCCCGAGGTGGTGCCGACCTCGATCGAGCTCGGCGTCGGCCAGATCGTCTGGTCGCCGATCGCGCAGGGCGTGCTGACCGGCAAGTACGAGCCGGGCAAGCAGCCGCCGGCCGGCTCGCGGGCCACCGACGACAAGTCGGGTGCCGACTTCATCTCGCGCTGGCTCAGCGATGAGGTGCTCACCGCCGTGCAGCGGCTCAAGCCGCTCGCCGAGCAGGCGGGCCTGTCGATGGCCCAGCTCGCGGTGGCCTGGGTGTTGCAGAACCCCAACGTCTCCGCGGCGATCATCGGCGCGTCGCGCCCGGAGCAGGTCTACGACAACGCCAAGGCGGCCGGCGTGCGGCTCGAGGACGACCTGATGAAGGCGATCGACGAGGCGCTCTCCGGTGTCATCGAGCGCGACCCGGCGCAGACGGTCAGTCCGGCGAAGCGTCCCTGA
- a CDS encoding site-2 protease family protein, producing MPSPVFVGILAITGVTGWMTWTAYGNPRVDVFLLVISGWILSLCLHEYAHAIVAYFSGDRGVADRGYLRLDPLKYTHPVLSIVLPLVAVVLGGIGLPGGAVWVDHAHIRSRVKQSLISAAGPATNVVFALLLAVPFALGAGDDVVLMRDGSGGVVVGGSHGDFWVALGALAFLQVTASLLNLVPMPGLDGGNILQPWLSEPYQRAYNMFAPYGFMLLFVLLWQSRINQLFFAVVGWFASLIGIPDVQGIGLGEVGLFYMRFWSSL from the coding sequence GTGCCGAGTCCCGTCTTCGTCGGGATTCTCGCCATCACGGGGGTCACCGGCTGGATGACCTGGACCGCGTACGGCAACCCGCGGGTCGACGTCTTCCTGCTGGTCATCTCCGGCTGGATTCTCTCGCTCTGCCTGCACGAGTACGCGCACGCGATCGTCGCGTACTTCTCCGGCGACCGGGGCGTCGCGGACCGGGGCTACCTGCGGCTCGACCCGCTCAAGTACACGCACCCGGTGCTGTCGATCGTGCTGCCGCTGGTCGCGGTGGTGCTGGGCGGCATCGGCCTGCCCGGCGGCGCGGTCTGGGTCGACCACGCGCACATCCGGAGCAGGGTCAAGCAGTCGCTGATCAGCGCGGCCGGCCCGGCGACGAACGTGGTGTTCGCGCTGCTGCTGGCGGTGCCGTTCGCGCTCGGCGCGGGCGACGACGTGGTGCTCATGCGGGACGGCTCCGGCGGGGTCGTGGTCGGCGGCAGCCACGGCGACTTCTGGGTCGCCCTGGGTGCGCTCGCGTTCCTCCAGGTCACGGCGAGCCTGCTCAACCTGGTGCCGATGCCGGGCCTGGACGGTGGCAACATCCTCCAGCCGTGGCTGAGCGAGCCGTACCAGCGGGCATACAACATGTTCGCCCCGTACGGCTTCATGCTGCTCTTCGTGCTGCTCTGGCAGTCGCGGATCAACCAGTTGTTCTTCGCGGTGGTCGGCTGGTTCGCGAGCCTGATCGGCATACCGGACGTGCAGGGGATCGGGCTGGGCGAGGTCGGGCTCTTCTACATGCGGTTCTGGTCGTCCCTGTGA
- a CDS encoding bifunctional adenosylcobinamide kinase/adenosylcobinamide-phosphate guanylyltransferase, which produces MSADGWRSILVLGGIRSGKSAFAEALVAGAASVRYVATAVGGEDDPEWRARIEAHQRRRPQSWTTEETGADPAGLTAVLAEAKPDDTLLVDDLGGWVAALLDPARQPNDDLATVTALADAVRACAARVVLVSPEVGLSLVPATPVGRAFADALGTANQELAGACDRVAFVVAGRPTWLKSGPDAPGITTDLEAENGAAERADTPVTAPPAPRQTVVVEAPGLDAAAMHAAMAPAAPPPSTPAAAHPRTGDGVVIAPGMDMPLPDGDAGPDARDRLERVDLPGAGLGALVEAVEFAAATQASAVPRPWGPARVLLIDGRRAGGAAAGADVPDSERRAAQAEAGEGALAALATTAGADIVVVRTAAAGAMEDGPVLDAEAVDDALRQGWELADAAADEGRDVLILGSCGTGTEAAATAVLAATTGAEPVALLPRVLAPGGRYDDDAWMLRCAAVRDAMHRIRQDPRGAKDILAQLGGADLAVATGALLGAASRRMPVLVDGPLGIAAGLIARDIASQARHWCLLADAGTHQLVRQGADVLGLTPVMELRLDLGEGANALAALPLLRAAIALAGALPVHPALLAGHGDAGLEPDEAEPGAAVV; this is translated from the coding sequence ATGTCTGCTGACGGGTGGCGTTCGATCCTGGTACTCGGCGGGATCCGGTCCGGCAAGTCCGCGTTCGCCGAGGCGCTGGTCGCGGGTGCCGCGTCGGTCCGCTATGTCGCGACGGCCGTCGGCGGCGAGGACGACCCGGAGTGGCGCGCCCGGATCGAGGCGCATCAGCGCCGCCGGCCGCAGTCCTGGACCACCGAGGAGACCGGCGCGGACCCCGCGGGCCTGACCGCCGTGCTCGCCGAGGCCAAGCCCGACGACACCCTGCTCGTTGACGACCTGGGCGGCTGGGTCGCGGCGCTGCTCGACCCGGCCCGGCAGCCGAACGACGACCTGGCGACGGTGACCGCGCTCGCCGACGCGGTCCGGGCGTGCGCCGCCCGCGTGGTGCTGGTCAGCCCGGAGGTCGGCCTGTCGCTGGTGCCGGCCACGCCGGTCGGGCGGGCGTTCGCGGACGCGCTCGGCACGGCCAACCAGGAGCTCGCCGGCGCGTGCGACCGGGTGGCGTTCGTGGTGGCGGGCCGCCCGACGTGGCTGAAGTCCGGGCCGGACGCGCCGGGGATCACCACGGACCTGGAGGCCGAGAACGGCGCGGCGGAGCGGGCGGACACGCCGGTGACGGCCCCGCCCGCGCCGCGGCAGACGGTCGTCGTTGAGGCGCCGGGGCTCGACGCGGCGGCGATGCACGCCGCGATGGCACCGGCCGCGCCGCCGCCGTCGACGCCCGCCGCGGCGCACCCCCGCACCGGTGACGGCGTGGTCATCGCGCCCGGCATGGACATGCCCCTGCCGGACGGTGACGCCGGCCCCGACGCGCGCGACCGCCTCGAACGCGTGGACCTGCCCGGCGCGGGCCTCGGCGCGCTGGTCGAGGCGGTCGAGTTCGCCGCCGCGACCCAGGCGAGCGCCGTGCCGCGCCCGTGGGGACCGGCCCGCGTCCTGCTGATCGACGGCCGGCGCGCCGGCGGCGCGGCCGCGGGCGCCGACGTGCCGGATTCCGAGCGCCGGGCCGCGCAGGCCGAGGCCGGCGAGGGCGCCCTCGCCGCACTTGCCACGACCGCCGGCGCCGACATCGTGGTGGTGCGCACCGCGGCGGCGGGCGCCATGGAGGACGGCCCGGTGCTCGACGCCGAGGCCGTCGACGATGCGCTGCGGCAGGGCTGGGAGCTCGCCGACGCCGCCGCCGACGAGGGCCGGGACGTGCTGATCCTCGGCTCCTGCGGCACCGGGACGGAGGCCGCCGCGACGGCCGTGCTCGCCGCGACCACCGGCGCCGAGCCGGTCGCGCTGCTGCCCCGGGTGCTGGCGCCCGGCGGCCGCTACGACGACGACGCCTGGATGCTGCGGTGCGCCGCGGTGCGCGACGCCATGCACCGCATCCGGCAGGACCCGCGCGGCGCGAAGGACATCCTGGCCCAGCTCGGCGGCGCCGACCTGGCCGTCGCGACGGGCGCGCTGCTCGGCGCGGCGTCCCGGCGGATGCCGGTGCTGGTGGACGGCCCGCTGGGCATCGCGGCCGGGCTGATCGCCCGGGACATCGCCAGCCAGGCCCGGCACTGGTGCCTGCTCGCCGACGCGGGCACCCATCAGCTCGTCCGGCAGGGCGCCGACGTGCTGGGCCTGACCCCGGTCATGGAGCTGCGCCTCGACCTCGGCGAGGGCGCGAACGCTCTGGCCGCGCTGCCGCTGCTGCGCGCCGCGATCGCCCTCGCCGGCGCGCTGCCGGTGCATCCGGCGCTGCTGGCCGGGCACGGCGACGCGGGCCTCGAGCCGGACGAGGCCGAGCCCGGCGCGGCCGTTGTTTGA
- the cobS gene encoding adenosylcobinamide-GDP ribazoletransferase: protein MFDGLRLALTTLTVLPVRAGRIDRRTAAVAMSLAPLVGALLGAVLAGVFVLLGQGPVAATVTVAAGALLTRGLHLDGLADTVDALGSYRDRERALEIMKKPDIGPFGVAAIALALLIQAAALTEVGPVAIVVAYATGRLGVTVACRRGVGAARPEGLGALVASTVPVPVVAGAAALVAAAAVFAVPGRPWQGPAAVAAALLVVFLLLRHAVRRFGGITGDVLGACVETTTTLALVGLALG, encoded by the coding sequence TTGTTTGACGGTCTGCGCCTGGCGCTCACCACGCTGACGGTCCTGCCGGTCCGGGCCGGCCGGATCGACCGTCGCACGGCCGCCGTCGCGATGAGCCTCGCGCCGCTCGTCGGCGCGCTGCTCGGCGCGGTGCTGGCCGGCGTCTTCGTGCTGCTCGGCCAGGGACCGGTCGCCGCGACGGTCACCGTCGCCGCGGGCGCGCTGCTCACCCGGGGCCTGCACCTGGACGGCCTCGCGGACACGGTCGACGCCCTCGGCTCCTACCGCGACCGCGAGCGGGCCCTCGAGATCATGAAGAAGCCCGACATCGGGCCGTTCGGCGTCGCCGCGATCGCCCTGGCCCTGCTGATCCAGGCCGCCGCGCTGACCGAGGTCGGGCCGGTGGCGATCGTGGTGGCCTACGCGACCGGGCGGCTCGGCGTCACGGTCGCCTGCCGGCGGGGCGTCGGCGCCGCGCGCCCGGAGGGCCTCGGCGCGCTCGTCGCGTCGACAGTGCCGGTGCCGGTGGTCGCCGGGGCCGCGGCCCTGGTGGCGGCCGCGGCGGTGTTCGCGGTGCCGGGCCGTCCCTGGCAGGGTCCGGCCGCCGTCGCCGCCGCCCTGCTCGTCGTGTTCCTGCTGCTGCGCCACGCGGTACGCCGGTTCGGCGGCATCACGGGCGACGTGCTGGGCGCCTGCGTCGAGACGACCACGACGCTAGCCCTGGTCGGCCTGGCCCTGGGCTGA
- a CDS encoding MmcQ/YjbR family DNA-binding protein, with the protein MPVTWQEVREWVLALPGGRESFVEQWGDWTLRYGEKMFVVGGPDYDTVSVKASKEEQAELVSGAPETYSPAPYVGRYGWVRVVLAEADAGELRQVVTEAWRRTAPKKVVRDYDSAQGQADQG; encoded by the coding sequence ATGCCCGTCACCTGGCAGGAGGTGCGGGAATGGGTCCTCGCGCTGCCCGGCGGCCGCGAGTCCTTCGTGGAGCAGTGGGGCGACTGGACCCTGCGGTACGGCGAGAAGATGTTCGTCGTCGGCGGCCCCGACTACGACACCGTCTCGGTGAAGGCGTCCAAGGAGGAGCAGGCCGAGCTGGTCTCCGGTGCGCCGGAGACGTACTCGCCGGCGCCGTACGTCGGCCGGTACGGCTGGGTGCGGGTGGTGCTCGCCGAGGCCGACGCGGGCGAGCTGCGCCAGGTCGTCACCGAGGCGTGGCGCCGGACCGCGCCGAAGAAGGTAGTCCGGGATTACGACTCAGCCCAGGGCCAGGCCGACCAGGGCTAG